CTTCACCCTCATGACCGCGAGGACCGGTCCGAAGATCTCCTCCTGGGCGATGCGGTGCTCCGGCTTGATCCCGCCGATTATCGTCATCGGTACGAAGTACCCCTCCCCCGCCGGCACCGGGCTTTCATAGAGGAGGTGCCCCTCCTTCTTGCCGATCTCGGCGTACGCCTTGATGGTCTGCTGCGCCTTGTCGTCGGCAACCGCCCCCATGTAATAGGCGGGGTCCTCGGAAGGACCGACCTGCGTCGCCTTCGCCATGGCGACGAGGCGCTCCACGAACTTGTCGTACACCGCGTCGAGCACGATTACGCGGGAGCAGGCGGAGCACTTCTGCCCCTGGAAGGCGAAGGCGGAGTAGAGAACGTGCGGCACCGCTTCGTCGAGATCCGCGTCGTCGTCGATGATGATGGCGTTTTTGCCCCCCATCTCGCAGACGATCTTCTTCACGTTCTGCTGTCCCGGGTGGACCTTTGCCGCCCGCTCGATGATCCTCAGACCCACCTCCATCGAACCGGTGAAGGCGATCAGGCTGACGTCAGGGCTGTCGACGAGGAAGTCCCCCATGACGGAGCCGCGCCCAGGGGTGTAGTTGAAGACCCCTGCCGGGAGCCCCGCCTCGCGGAAGATCTCCACCAGGTGCCACCCGATGATGGAGGTGAGCCCGGACGGCTTGAAGACGACGCAGTTGCCGGTGACGACCGCCGCGGAGACCATACCCATGGCAATAGCGAGGGGGAAGTTCCACGGAGCGATGACGGCGGCGACCCCTTTCGGCTCGTACAGGTAGTGGTTCAGCTCTCCCGGCACGTTTCCGAGCCGCCTCGGCTCGCCGAGCCTGACCATCTCGCGTGCGTAGTACTCGAGGAAGTCGATCGCCTCCGTCACGTCAGCGTACGCCTGGTCCCATTGCTTTCCAATCTCCAGCACCTGCCATGCCGAGAGCTCGAAGACGCGCCTGCGGGCGATTTCGGCGGCCCTGAGGAGATAACCGGCGCGCTCGGACGAGGGGGTGTCGCGCCATGCCGGGAAGGCGCCCTTGGCGGCGGCGATCGCTTCCCCGACTTCCCTCGTCCCTGCCTGGCAGACCTGCCCGAGGACCTCGGAGGGACGGTTCGGGTTCACGGTCGGCAGGAGCTCCATGGTGCGCACCTCCTTCCCGTTTATGAAGAGGGGGTAGGTGTTGCCGAGTTCCTCGCGCACCTCGGCGATGTGCCGCGGGAACGCTTCGCGATGATCGGCGCGGGTGAAGTCCACCATCGCCTCGTTCTTGAAGCGAGGAAGTCCCTTTCCCTCTTTCGGGCTCAGCTCCGGCGCGCGTGCTGCGTGCTCCCGCTTGGCGGTAACGGTAGGATCCTCCAGGAGCTTTTCCACCTGCGCGTCGCCGGCAAAGCTCTGCCTGAGGAACGACTCGTTGGCGGTGTTTTCCAGGAGGCGGCGCACCAGGTACCCCATTCCCGGGACCATGTCGCCGTACGGGCAGTAGAGACGGATGCGGCCGGCGACCTTCAGGATGCCGCGACGGACCGGCTCAGCCATGCCGTACAGGACCTGGAACTCATAGCGATCCTCGGGAACCTTCAGTTCGCGCGCAGTCTCCAGAACGGAGGAGATGGTGCGGATATTGTGGGAGGCGCAGGCGAAGTGGCAGATGTCGCTGTTTTCGAGGATCCTGCGGGCGTGCCTCTCGAAGGCGGCGTCGCTCTCCGCCTTCACCGTCCAGACCGGCACCTGCCAGTCGTTCTGTTTCGCCTTCACCGTCTCGTAATCCCAGTATGCCCCCTTCACCAGGCGGATGGAGATCTGCACCCCCTCATTCCTCGCCCAGTCGAGAAGCTCCGGAAGATCCTGATCGGTGTCCTTCAGGTAGGCCTGGAGCACGATCCCCAGGTGCGGGTAGTCGCGGTACTCGAGCTTCAGGCGCCGGAAGACCTCGAGGATGATCGCCTTGTGGCGATAGGACTCCATGTCGATGCACAGGAAGCCGTCCAGCTCGACGACTTTCGCGCAAATGCGGCGCAGCCGCTCCAGAATCGCCACAACCGAGCCTTCGAAGTCCTGCGGGTTCGCGAGGCAAAAGAGAGCGGTCGGCTTCACCGCGACGTTCACCTTCGGAGCGTGTCCCCAGTCGAGATCCCCCGATGCGTTACCCAGTGCCTTCCAGCTCCGCTGCTCTTTCTTGAGGGACTCCAGGAGCTCCAGGTAGGTGTTCGTGTAGATCTCCGCCTCTTCCTCGGAAAGGGTCGCCTCACCTAGGACGTCCACCACGAAGGCAAATCCTTCCTTTCTGAGCTTCTCCAGGTTCTTCACAGCCTCTTTCGTCGTCTCGCCAACGATGAATTGGCGTGCCATCTCCTGGATGTTGGAGGAAAGCGCCTTGTTGAGCACTGCTCCGCCGAGAGAACCGAGCATCCCCGCCGCCTTCGCCCCCCAGGAAAGGACCGGTGGCATTTCCTGCTCGCCGCCGAAGTATTCCTTGATGTGGTCGGTAAGAAGCCTGCTCGTGGTGAGCGAAGGGAAAACGTCTACGAAGCGGAACATCTGGACCTTGAACTGCTCGTTTTGCATGCTCCAGTCCATGACCTTCCCCATCCAGGCGCCCTTGTTGAAGAGGGACGGTTTTTCGCCGCTGATGGTGGCGAAGAATTCCTTACCGCGGGAAATTATTTTTTCGTTAAGTGCTGTTTGCATAGGAGGCTCCTCTGGTGCAACTTGTAATGGTTGGACCATTACATAATCCATTTTTGTATACTTGTCAACACTGTTCAACCATTGGTTATTGCCATACTTCCGGCTTGCTGGTATAAAGGTTCAACCGTTGATAGCGAGGGTCCGAGACCCTGAAAAGAGCGTGCGGCCTGAAAGGATTTTTAGGATGTTCCGACAAGCAAAACAGAGCAGGGTATACCAGGACGTGGTCGAACAGATCCAGGAAGCGATCGTTACCGGAAAGCTGAAAACCGGAGACCAGCTTCCAGCCGAGCGCGATCTGAAGGAGAGGTTTCAGGTAAGCAGGGGGACGCTGAGGGAGGCGCTGCGGGTACTGGAGCAGAAAGGGCTCATCGAGATACGTACCGGTGTGGCAGGCGGCTCAATAGTGAAAGGGGTGGGTACTGAGCAGGTAAGCGCGAGTCTCGCGCTGCTGATCCGCTACAAGAAGGTCTCCCTGCAGAACCTCGCGGAGTTCCGCATCGGGCTGGAAGGAGACGTGGCTGCCCTCGCCGCTACCCGCGCTACAGCCGAGGATGTCGCGAAGCTGAAGGCGCTTCTGGCGAAGGCATCGGACTTCTTCCAGAAAGGCCCGGACTTCTGGGACAGCTTCATCCGTACCGACGAGGAGATCCATCTCGGTGTCGCCGAGACCACCAGAAATCCTCTTTTCATCTCGGTACTCGAATCCCTCTCCCAGAACATCCATACCTATTACGAGAGCTTCCTGCCGAGGGACGAGGCACTCCTCCAGGAGAACCACCAGGACATGATCCAGCTGATCGCCGCCATAGAGGCCGGCAATGCCGAGGAAGCGAGAAGGGTCGCCCGCGAACACGTAAGCCGTTTCAACAGCTACATGGAGCAGAAAGGGGTCAGTTAAGAATCAGACTCCGCGGGCTTTCTCAGTTGTAGGCCGGGATAAGCCGCAGGCGTTCCCGGCGTCGGCGCGAGGCGATGTGTGGACCGCCGGAAACGCTCCGCTTATTCCGGCCTACATGGAACACATCGGCTCAGCTGCTACGGGTATCCCGCCTTCGTCCACGCCTACACCCTTCCTTCCAGAGCCGAGAGAGATTCGGTACCCCTTCGCAAAGGGTCTTCCGGGAATTCTGGGGAACGCGCTACAAAGAATCCGGGTGCCCCACGCTGGAGCGTAGGCATCTTGCCTGGGATGGCGACGCAGCCGTCACAGACCGCGCGGCTGGCGCCGCGGTACAGGCTGGGAAGCCTGTGCTCCAGCGCGGCGCCACTAGTGTCCCCTCACGTCAACGGAGGCGACCGGGCTCAATTCCCGGAATTCCCGGATGAACCTTCGCAAAGGGGGGAACGTGTGGCTTGGTGCGACGCTTCATAAAAAAGCCCGCAGGATGAAGGTCCGCGGGCTTTCTGATCTGTCGTTGCCGGCCGGGATAAGCCGCAGGCGTTCCCGGCGTCGGCGCGAGCCGATGTGTGGACCGCCGGAAACGCTCCGCTTATTCCGGCCTACATGGAACACATCGGCTCAGCTGCTACGGGTATCCCGCCTTCGTCCACGCGTCCACCCCTCCTTCCAGAGCCGAGAGATTCCGGTACCCTTTTTCTGCAA
The DNA window shown above is from Geomonas sp. RF6 and carries:
- the pruA gene encoding L-glutamate gamma-semialdehyde dehydrogenase; protein product: MQTALNEKIISRGKEFFATISGEKPSLFNKGAWMGKVMDWSMQNEQFKVQMFRFVDVFPSLTTSRLLTDHIKEYFGGEQEMPPVLSWGAKAAGMLGSLGGAVLNKALSSNIQEMARQFIVGETTKEAVKNLEKLRKEGFAFVVDVLGEATLSEEEAEIYTNTYLELLESLKKEQRSWKALGNASGDLDWGHAPKVNVAVKPTALFCLANPQDFEGSVVAILERLRRICAKVVELDGFLCIDMESYRHKAIILEVFRRLKLEYRDYPHLGIVLQAYLKDTDQDLPELLDWARNEGVQISIRLVKGAYWDYETVKAKQNDWQVPVWTVKAESDAAFERHARRILENSDICHFACASHNIRTISSVLETARELKVPEDRYEFQVLYGMAEPVRRGILKVAGRIRLYCPYGDMVPGMGYLVRRLLENTANESFLRQSFAGDAQVEKLLEDPTVTAKREHAARAPELSPKEGKGLPRFKNEAMVDFTRADHREAFPRHIAEVREELGNTYPLFINGKEVRTMELLPTVNPNRPSEVLGQVCQAGTREVGEAIAAAKGAFPAWRDTPSSERAGYLLRAAEIARRRVFELSAWQVLEIGKQWDQAYADVTEAIDFLEYYAREMVRLGEPRRLGNVPGELNHYLYEPKGVAAVIAPWNFPLAIAMGMVSAAVVTGNCVVFKPSGLTSIIGWHLVEIFREAGLPAGVFNYTPGRGSVMGDFLVDSPDVSLIAFTGSMEVGLRIIERAAKVHPGQQNVKKIVCEMGGKNAIIIDDDADLDEAVPHVLYSAFAFQGQKCSACSRVIVLDAVYDKFVERLVAMAKATQVGPSEDPAYYMGAVADDKAQQTIKAYAEIGKKEGHLLYESPVPAGEGYFVPMTIIGGIKPEHRIAQEEIFGPVLAVMRVKDFDQAIEWANSTRFALTGGVFSRSPEHLDQARREFRVGNLYLNRNNTGALVERQPFGGSKMSGVGTKAGGPDYLLHFMDPRVITENTMRRGFAPVESGDDMP
- a CDS encoding FadR/GntR family transcriptional regulator, whose protein sequence is MFRQAKQSRVYQDVVEQIQEAIVTGKLKTGDQLPAERDLKERFQVSRGTLREALRVLEQKGLIEIRTGVAGGSIVKGVGTEQVSASLALLIRYKKVSLQNLAEFRIGLEGDVAALAATRATAEDVAKLKALLAKASDFFQKGPDFWDSFIRTDEEIHLGVAETTRNPLFISVLESLSQNIHTYYESFLPRDEALLQENHQDMIQLIAAIEAGNAEEARRVAREHVSRFNSYMEQKGVS